The following proteins come from a genomic window of Dehalococcoidia bacterium:
- a CDS encoding membrane protein insertase YidC: MDFSFFLDTWNLVIIQPMINGLVLLYYYLLADFGIAIIAFTLLVRLVMIPLTVKQSRQIKAMSALQPMMKEIQEKHKGDRQRASQETMKLYREQGVNPLGCLGPMFIQFPIWIGLYQSIIQTVPSNPESLVGLSRHLYDWLPQVNGVIPIDSNFLWMDLARPDPTPFVMPILVGVSMWVMQKMTTMPTADERQASTNRMMLWMMPAMFGFFTLNFPSGLALYWVVSNVVGLVIQGFVTGWDPIINLFKFGRGKSDEAAAVAAQSAPALVSPVEETTDAGDRDISQNGRRSNRNRSKGTRRRSRRRRGGRR; the protein is encoded by the coding sequence TTGGACTTTTCCTTTTTCCTAGACACATGGAACCTCGTGATCATCCAGCCGATGATCAACGGGCTGGTCCTGCTCTACTACTACCTGCTCGCTGACTTCGGTATTGCGATAATTGCCTTCACTCTGCTGGTCAGGCTCGTGATGATCCCGCTTACGGTGAAGCAGAGCCGCCAGATCAAGGCCATGAGCGCGCTTCAGCCCATGATGAAGGAGATCCAGGAGAAGCATAAGGGCGATAGGCAGCGAGCTTCTCAGGAGACCATGAAGCTCTACCGGGAACAGGGTGTTAACCCTCTTGGCTGCCTGGGTCCGATGTTCATTCAGTTTCCCATCTGGATTGGTCTTTACCAGTCGATCATTCAGACTGTTCCCTCCAACCCTGAGAGTCTCGTAGGCCTGTCGCGCCATCTCTACGACTGGCTGCCACAGGTCAATGGCGTCATACCCATCGACAGCAACTTCCTGTGGATGGACCTGGCTCGGCCGGATCCGACCCCGTTTGTGATGCCTATTCTCGTCGGAGTATCGATGTGGGTCATGCAGAAGATGACCACCATGCCCACCGCCGACGAACGACAGGCGTCCACAAATAGAATGATGCTGTGGATGATGCCTGCAATGTTCGGGTTCTTCACCCTGAACTTCCCCAGTGGGCTGGCGCTCTATTGGGTAGTCTCGAACGTCGTTGGCCTTGTCATTCAGGGCTTTGTGACCGGTTGGGACCCCATCATTAACCTGTTCAAGTTCGGGCGCGGGAAGTCCGACGAGGCTGCTGCCGTTGCGGCGCAGTCGGCACCCGCCCTAGTTTCACCTGTTGAGGAGACAACCGATGCGGGAGATCGAGATATCAGCCAGAACGGTAGAAGAAGCAATCGAAATCGCTCTAAAGGAACTAGACGCAGATCGCGTCGACGTAGAGGTGGACGTCGTTAA
- the rpmH gene encoding 50S ribosomal protein L34 — protein sequence MPKRTYQPRNRRRARVHGFRSRMRTKSGRNVLKRRMFKGRHKLTVL from the coding sequence ATGCCAAAAAGAACGTACCAACCTCGCAACAGACGCCGTGCCCGAGTGCACGGATTTAGGTCCAGGATGCGAACCAAGTCCGGCCGCAACGTCCTCAAGCGGAGGATGTTCAAGGGCCGTCACAAGTTGACGGTTTTGTAG
- a CDS encoding PQQ-binding-like beta-propeller repeat protein, whose product MIQCLESGRDSGPDGAQNGMIIMTSHHNFKRESVLTRSLVGGLIFVSMCILLVGCSRIGTPQGWSSGSVSGDSLFIGTMEGELLSLDKNTGDVFWRRQIPTDEDTDRAIYGRPAVTDSAVFVGGYEGSLYAYDRQGDLLWQEPLPGKIVGGPTVDANRILIGTGNVSSADGSGGALHAIDIESNDPVWTYHTDGPVWSTPAVANGVVLVGTLDHSVYAVNSEDGSEKWRFKSGGAVTSGIVVAEGRAVFGSFDGTLYALDVESGNLVWRFDGASNWYWSAPLIVDGVVYAPSLDGNLYALDIDTGDLSWVFDTEGGQLVGSPAVINELLAVPVADGGDSRIELLEPNGSRVSDCATKSDVRTSIEVDGDLIYFGANDSTIRALRVKASGNPDEEWVIVTNEDDPHPSGRSPDC is encoded by the coding sequence ATGATCCAGTGCCTTGAATCTGGCCGGGACTCAGGTCCTGATGGCGCTCAGAACGGCATGATTATCATGACTTCACACCACAACTTCAAAAGAGAATCTGTCCTGACCAGATCACTGGTCGGAGGCTTGATCTTCGTGTCGATGTGCATCCTGCTAGTAGGGTGCTCCAGGATTGGCACGCCACAGGGTTGGTCATCTGGCAGCGTATCCGGGGACAGCCTGTTTATAGGCACCATGGAAGGTGAGTTGCTCTCGTTGGACAAGAATACTGGCGATGTCTTCTGGAGACGCCAGATTCCCACTGATGAGGACACCGACCGTGCTATTTACGGAAGACCCGCTGTCACGGATAGTGCAGTCTTCGTAGGCGGCTATGAAGGAAGCCTATACGCCTACGATAGGCAGGGAGACCTTCTGTGGCAGGAGCCACTTCCCGGCAAAATAGTCGGTGGGCCTACGGTTGACGCGAATCGAATCCTGATTGGCACAGGCAACGTATCATCTGCAGATGGGTCAGGGGGAGCTCTCCACGCTATAGACATAGAGTCCAACGACCCGGTGTGGACTTATCATACCGATGGCCCAGTGTGGTCGACGCCCGCCGTCGCAAATGGAGTTGTGCTGGTAGGAACGCTTGATCACAGTGTGTACGCAGTCAATAGCGAAGATGGCTCAGAGAAGTGGCGATTCAAATCTGGTGGGGCGGTGACTTCTGGCATAGTAGTGGCAGAAGGACGAGCTGTATTCGGGAGCTTCGACGGCACGCTGTACGCGTTGGACGTTGAATCGGGCAACCTGGTATGGCGATTCGATGGTGCATCAAATTGGTATTGGTCAGCCCCACTGATAGTCGATGGCGTAGTTTACGCCCCTTCTCTTGACGGTAATCTATATGCTCTCGATATTGATACAGGCGACCTGTCGTGGGTGTTCGACACCGAGGGAGGTCAGCTCGTTGGTAGTCCTGCCGTGATCAACGAGTTGCTGGCAGTTCCTGTCGCTGACGGAGGAGATTCCCGAATAGAGCTCTTGGAGCCGAACGGGAGTAGGGTCTCGGATTGCGCCACTAAGAGCGACGTTCGTACTTCGATAGAGGTAGATGGCGACCTGATATACTTTGGTGCTAATGACAGCACTATCAGAGCATTACGAGTTAAGGCAAGTGGTAACCCCGATGAAGAATGGGTCATCGTTACCAACGAAGATGACCCCCATCCTTCCGGCCGGTCCCCGGACTGCTAG
- a CDS encoding protein jag, whose translation MREIEISARTVEEAIEIALKELDADRVDVEVDVVNRGKSGILGIGSEPAVVRVSAIESAPDSVTVASSVIQTLIDHLDADVVLTLKQVHNDDLDGPIFEIEGDDAGLLIGRKGETLKTLQFLVRYVVSHKLDERVNLMIDVEGYQQRRHQSLENMAHRVARRVSDTGRSITLEPMPANERRIVHIALSDHPGVTTESTGFGDSRQVTVEPS comes from the coding sequence ATGCGGGAGATCGAGATATCAGCCAGAACGGTAGAAGAAGCAATCGAAATCGCTCTAAAGGAACTAGACGCAGATCGCGTCGACGTAGAGGTGGACGTCGTTAATCGCGGGAAGTCGGGAATTCTTGGAATAGGTTCCGAGCCCGCTGTAGTTAGAGTATCCGCCATTGAATCAGCCCCTGATAGCGTGACGGTCGCCTCAAGCGTGATTCAGACCCTCATTGACCATCTGGACGCGGACGTTGTTCTAACCCTCAAGCAAGTCCATAACGATGACCTGGATGGACCGATCTTCGAGATCGAAGGCGATGATGCGGGCCTCCTAATCGGACGCAAGGGCGAGACTCTTAAGACCCTCCAGTTCCTGGTCAGATACGTTGTCAGCCATAAGCTCGACGAACGGGTCAACTTGATGATCGACGTCGAAGGCTACCAGCAACGGCGCCATCAGTCCTTGGAGAACATGGCCCACCGCGTGGCTCGACGCGTATCGGATACCGGGCGCTCCATCACCCTGGAGCCCATGCCTGCCAATGAACGCCGGATTGTGCACATTGCCCTGTCTGACCATCCCGGGGTGACCACAGAAAGCACTGGATTCGGCGATTCGCGTCAGGTCACAGTCGAGCCCAGTTGA
- the rnpA gene encoding ribonuclease P protein component has translation MTLKRANRLRKTSDFAAVRRGGRSWADSMLVLNALPNDAQASRFGFAVSKRLGNAVERNRIRRRLKAALASADVKCGWDVVVVARQRARYAGYHSLEGSINRLLQRAELIRRPCR, from the coding sequence GTGACTCTGAAGCGGGCCAACAGGCTGAGGAAGACTTCAGACTTCGCGGCTGTGAGGAGGGGAGGCAGAAGTTGGGCGGATTCCATGCTCGTTCTGAACGCCCTTCCAAATGACGCACAAGCATCTCGTTTTGGGTTTGCTGTGAGCAAGCGGCTTGGAAATGCGGTTGAGCGCAACCGGATACGCCGTCGCCTGAAGGCGGCGCTTGCCTCGGCAGATGTGAAGTGCGGATGGGATGTGGTGGTGGTTGCCAGACAGCGCGCACGGTACGCCGGCTACCACTCACTGGAAGGCTCGATCAATCGGCTGCTGCAGCGGGCAGAGCTGATTAGGCGGCCGTGCAGATGA
- a CDS encoding TlpA family protein disulfide reductase has product METFDGGTLRLSDLEGKVVVLNFWASWCPPCRWEMPFFETMWNEYRDRDVVFVGVAMSDTLEDAQGFAEEAGVTYPIGLDQTNDIVRAYEVRSLPTTFFIDKEGQIQRRLTSAANEALLKVFLRGQLPRE; this is encoded by the coding sequence ATGGAGACCTTCGATGGAGGCACACTTCGCCTTTCCGATCTGGAAGGCAAGGTGGTTGTGTTGAACTTCTGGGCCTCCTGGTGCCCCCCATGTCGCTGGGAGATGCCTTTCTTCGAAACAATGTGGAACGAGTACCGGGACAGGGACGTGGTGTTCGTGGGCGTGGCGATGTCGGATACCCTCGAAGACGCGCAGGGCTTCGCTGAAGAGGCCGGTGTCACGTATCCGATCGGGTTGGATCAGACTAATGACATAGTTCGAGCATACGAAGTCCGTTCGCTCCCGACTACATTCTTCATAGACAAGGAAGGGCAGATTCAACGCCGTCTGACCAGTGCGGCCAACGAGGCCCTTCTAAAGGTCTTCTTGAGAGGACAACTCCCCAGGGAATAA
- a CDS encoding enoyl-CoA hydratase/isomerase family protein produces the protein MTASLDIAGRVASISLNRPDTGNLIDFGLAYTLADLASEVRQDDDVWVVVVKAEGPDFCQGTDPEALSAVALDDTRLADLRVAQSIAAIEKPVVCSLQGSVNDQGFEIALACDLRIADSDATFSMRQVQSGGMPWDGGTQRLPRIVGRSRAVELLMTGRTLEANEARAIGLLNEIVEPGDATRRALELAETMASHGPTALRYVKEAVLAGSDGSLTSGLRLEADLSFLLQSTSDRHEGISSFLERRAPEFSGE, from the coding sequence ATGACGGCCTCCTTAGACATCGCCGGACGAGTTGCCTCGATTTCACTCAATAGGCCAGATACCGGCAACCTGATTGACTTCGGGCTCGCATATACGCTTGCCGATCTGGCCAGCGAAGTCAGACAGGATGACGATGTCTGGGTCGTCGTGGTCAAGGCAGAAGGCCCGGACTTCTGCCAGGGCACTGACCCTGAAGCTCTTTCCGCAGTGGCCTTGGATGACACTCGGCTCGCCGATCTGAGAGTCGCACAGTCGATTGCCGCTATAGAGAAGCCAGTTGTGTGCTCCTTACAGGGAAGCGTCAACGATCAGGGTTTTGAAATAGCCCTTGCATGTGATCTGCGAATTGCAGACTCAGACGCGACCTTTTCGATGCGCCAGGTCCAATCAGGGGGAATGCCCTGGGATGGCGGCACCCAGCGCCTGCCTCGCATCGTAGGTCGGTCCAGGGCTGTTGAGCTTCTGATGACAGGCAGGACACTAGAGGCGAACGAGGCAAGAGCGATTGGCCTGCTGAACGAAATCGTCGAGCCTGGTGATGCAACCCGTCGGGCACTTGAACTGGCGGAGACTATGGCATCGCACGGACCGACAGCGCTTCGATACGTCAAGGAAGCAGTGCTGGCCGGCTCCGACGGCTCTCTCACCTCAGGACTGAGACTCGAAGCCGATCTCAGCTTCCTTCTCCAGTCCACGAGCGACAGGCACGAGGGCATCTCATCGTTCCTGGAGCGTCGAGCCCCGGAATTCAGTGGTGAGTAG
- a CDS encoding enoyl-CoA hydratase/isomerase family protein, with protein sequence MLSKSGSVATVTLNRPNVINAFNVQMRDDLYAALEAVRDDSEVKAVLITGAGDRGFCAGADLTEFGTAPSQTIARQVRWERDLWGLFLSISKPLVAALHGYIIGSGVEIACLCDIRIAADNAVFRMPESASQTLPRTIGVTASMEILLTNDVISASRALEIGLVHKLVSRDSLDASAADAADDLASLPSDSIAAVKRAVLEGMDFDLERGLDLELRLARILMRRQPVGK encoded by the coding sequence TTGCTCTCCAAATCGGGTTCCGTGGCGACCGTTACGCTGAATCGCCCCAATGTCATCAATGCATTCAACGTACAGATGCGAGATGATCTCTACGCGGCGCTTGAGGCCGTACGGGATGATTCCGAAGTGAAGGCCGTACTCATCACCGGAGCAGGCGACCGGGGCTTTTGTGCAGGGGCCGATCTGACGGAGTTTGGTACTGCACCCTCACAGACAATCGCACGCCAGGTGCGATGGGAGCGGGACCTTTGGGGCCTGTTCCTGTCGATTTCCAAGCCGCTCGTGGCTGCGCTCCACGGCTATATCATAGGCTCAGGAGTCGAAATCGCCTGTCTGTGCGACATACGCATTGCGGCTGACAACGCGGTCTTCAGGATGCCCGAATCGGCAAGCCAGACGTTGCCTCGCACCATTGGCGTAACTGCTTCAATGGAGATACTTCTCACAAACGACGTCATCTCAGCCTCGAGAGCCCTGGAAATCGGGCTCGTCCACAAGTTGGTGTCTCGCGACTCGCTGGATGCCTCGGCCGCTGATGCAGCGGACGACTTGGCGAGCTTACCCAGTGACTCGATCGCAGCCGTCAAGCGAGCGGTACTTGAGGGCATGGATTTCGACTTGGAACGCGGTCTCGACTTGGAGTTGAGACTTGCGAGAATACTCATGAGGCGGCAACCCGTCGGTAAGTAG
- the yidD gene encoding membrane protein insertion efficiency factor YidD codes for MIKNSALRAIRIYQSAVSPYLPSVCRHFPTCSEYAHEAISRYGLPRGSWLVAKRLGRCRPLGTSGYDPVP; via the coding sequence ATGATAAAGAATTCTGCTCTTCGGGCAATACGAATCTACCAGTCCGCGGTATCCCCCTACCTGCCGTCGGTCTGCAGGCATTTCCCCACCTGTTCGGAGTATGCTCACGAAGCAATAAGCAGGTACGGCCTTCCCAGGGGCTCTTGGCTGGTAGCTAAGAGACTGGGACGGTGCCGCCCCTTAGGGACCAGTGGATATGATCCAGTGCCTTGA